GGGAGCAGCGTGACGAGACGGGCGCAGGACTCCATCACTCCCCCAGCTGGCGCCGGAGAATCTCCCGGGCGCGGAAGAGGCGGTTCTTCACGGTTCCCAAGGGAAGCCGCTTGACGCGGGCGATATCCTCGTAAGAGAGCCCCTGCAGGTGACGCAGCAGGACCAGCTCGCGATAGGCCCCCGGCAGCTCGTCGATGGCGATCGAAATCCTCTCGCCCAGCTGGCGGGAGGCGAGCAGGTCTTCCGGTCCACGCGCGGCGCTCTTGAGCTGGATGGCCCCTTCCCGCCTTCCCGGATCCGACTCGGAGGGCTCGTCCAGCGAAAGCAGGACCGGCGCCTGCTTGCGCAGATGATCGATGCTCCGGTTGGAGGCGATGCGATACAGCCATGTGGAGAACCGGAAAGAGGGGTCGAACCGCTCGAGCGAGCGGTAGGCCTTGAAAAAGACTTCCTGGGCCAGGTCGAGCGCCTGGTCGTAATCGCCGATCATCCGGTAGATATAGTTGACGATCGGACGCTCGTAGCGGCCGATGAGTGTCCCATAAAGCTCCGTCTCGCCCGACAGGATCCGGGTAATGAGGAATTCGTCGGAGGGGAGCTCGGGCTTCGGAGAGATCGCGGAGCGAGATGAGGCTGCCGTGGGGGCAACGCTCGGTGGATTAGTCATCGGACCACTCCGAATCGGGGGGATTGGGGTGAGCAGCCGGATTCTACCAGGATTCCCCGCCTTTCATTCAAACGATATCGGAGCCGCGAAGTTTCATTGCCGGCATGGGAATTTGCAGTTGACAGCCCGTTTTTCGGCGCGTTAGGATAACTCCTGCCTGATCAATGGAGTGCGCATTGCAGGGTTGGTTTCACCCCCATCGAATCAGCCCCACCCAGATCGAGGCGCTCCAATCCCTCATCGACTCCGCCGGCTCCCTTGACATTGACGATTTGCAGCTTCCAGACGGGTTCCCCGTCCACAGCGCCCTGATTTCGCTGGTGTGCAACCTGCGCATGGCCGAGGAGGAGGCACGCGGCCACTGGGAGGCGATTGCACTGCATCGGGAGGAGCTCAGCTGGCGGCTGGGAAGGGATCCCGGCATCCGGGTCGCCGCGTTGGATCATTTCGTGAACCGCGAGCGTCTCCTCAGCAGCCCCAAGATGGTGGACGAGGGAAGCTTCGAGCGCGCCGCCCGAAGCGCCGAGGCCGATGGCGTGACCGGCCTGCTGGGGGAGCGTGCTTACCTCGCCGCTTTGCGCTCCGAAGCCCGCCGGGCCCACCGCAATGCGCAGGAATTCGTCATCGCGCTCCTCGATCTGGACGATTTTGCCGGCATGAACAGCCTATCCGGCCGGCGGACGGGAGATGCGGTCCTGCGTGAGACGGCGATGCTCATCCGCGGTCGGCTGCGCGACATGGATCTCGCGGCCCGCCTCGAGGGTGGAATTTTCGCCCTGCTGCTTCCGCTGACGCGGCGGATGGGAGGCTACGTGGCGGCGGATCGGATACGGGTCGCGGTTTCGGAGGGCTTCCTCCTCCCGGGACTCGCGCCGGGTATGAGCGTCACTCTTTCGGCGGGCCTGGCTGCTTTTCCCGAAGACGGCGACAGCGCCCTGCGCCTCCTCGACCAGGCGCGCTCCGCCGTGCGCTGGGCGGAGGAATCAGGGGGCAACCGGGTCGTCATGAGAACGCCGGAGAGACGCTCTCAGGTGAGGTACCGTCCCATGGGACCTGCCGGCGGAATCTGTGCAGATTTCTCACGCGGCGACCGCAGTGGAGTGGTCCGGGTACGCGAATTCAGCGCTGCGGGCGCGCTGCTGGAAGGGGGTTCCCCGGCCCAGCCGGGAGAGACGCTGGAGCTGCGCCTCGAGGGAGCCGCGGGAGAGTCGCTCCTGCTCGAGGCCCAGGTTGTCTGGGAGAGCACCCCCTCCTCCGGGGAGTTCATGACACGCACCGCGGTCCGCTTCCTCCCGCGCTCCGGCGAGCACCGCGAGGCTTTGGAGCGCTGGGCGGGCGCGCTCCGCCTGCAGGGGGTGGAATGAGGAGCAAGGCGTGATCACCCCCGATGAAGTCGAGAGGGTGAAAGGGGTTCTGCTGGCGCTGCTCGACGAGGACTCCCACAACGAGCATCGCCTGCTCTCGCGGCTGTCGCAGATTCGCGCCGAGACCGGAGTCCAGGTGCATGCCGCCCTGATGATGGTCCTGACGCATCTGACGATGGACGAGGAGGAGGCCCAGGCCCTGTGGAGCGCAATCCTCCAGCACCGCATCCACCTCGTCGCCCGGATGGGGCGGGAAGTGGGGCTGCGCGTCGCCGTCTTCGACTATCTGCTGAACGTGAACCGCAAGCTGACGCGTCCGCGAATCATCGAGATGTCGGTCTTCGAGGAATCGGAGCGTTCCGGCGCGCTCGATCCGCTCACCGGATTGCCCAATGCGCGCGCCTTCCGCGCGGGTCTGCAGCGCGAGCTGCGCAGGTCGAAGCGCTACGAGCTGGACCTGTGCCTCCTGGCCATGGACCTGGACAACTTCCGCGAAGTCAACGAGCGCTACGGCGATCGGGTCGGGGACATCCTTCTCAAGGAAGTGGCGATTCTCATCAAGAACAAGATCCGGGACATCGATCTCGCGGCGCGCCAAGGGGGAGAGGAGTTCGTTCTGATGCTTCCCGAGACCGAGCGCATGGGGGCCTACCTGGTGGCGGAGCGCATCCGGCGCGAAATCGAGCGGCATTTCGTGCGCCGCGGGGTGGACGGCAAACCCATCCGCCTGACCCTCAGCATCGGGGTGGCGAAATACCCGGAGGATTCCACGGTGGGCGAGCGCCTGCTGGCGCGCGCGGAGGAGGCCCTTTACCAGGCCAAGGCGCGCGGCCTCAACTCCGTCGCCGTCTATTACAAGGAGCGTCGCAACTTCATTCGCTTCGACCCGCACAGCCGTGGGCTGAGCGTGGATCTCGATTCCCCCGACGGATTGTTCGACGAATCCTCTTCGGTGGTGGCGCGCAATATGAGCCGCAGCGGATTGCTCCTGGAAACGGGCCGGGACTACGGTATCGGCCAGGAAGTGGTGATCAAGTGCCGGGAGGCGGATGGGCCGGACCGGATCACGCTGAAGGGAAGGGTGGTCCGCGTCGAGGAGCTGGAAGACGCGGGACGGCCCGGACGCTTCGACGTGGGCATCGCGTTCCTGCTGGAATGGGAGCACCAGGAAGCGGAAGTGGCGCGATTCCTCCAGCGGGAGCGCCTCGA
This genomic stretch from Candidatus Polarisedimenticolia bacterium harbors:
- a CDS encoding sigma-70 family RNA polymerase sigma factor translates to MTNPPSVAPTAASSRSAISPKPELPSDEFLITRILSGETELYGTLIGRYERPIVNYIYRMIGDYDQALDLAQEVFFKAYRSLERFDPSFRFSTWLYRIASNRSIDHLRKQAPVLLSLDEPSESDPGRREGAIQLKSAARGPEDLLASRQLGERISIAIDELPGAYRELVLLRHLQGLSYEDIARVKRLPLGTVKNRLFRAREILRRQLGE
- a CDS encoding diguanylate cyclase; its protein translation is MQGWFHPHRISPTQIEALQSLIDSAGSLDIDDLQLPDGFPVHSALISLVCNLRMAEEEARGHWEAIALHREELSWRLGRDPGIRVAALDHFVNRERLLSSPKMVDEGSFERAARSAEADGVTGLLGERAYLAALRSEARRAHRNAQEFVIALLDLDDFAGMNSLSGRRTGDAVLRETAMLIRGRLRDMDLAARLEGGIFALLLPLTRRMGGYVAADRIRVAVSEGFLLPGLAPGMSVTLSAGLAAFPEDGDSALRLLDQARSAVRWAEESGGNRVVMRTPERRSQVRYRPMGPAGGICADFSRGDRSGVVRVREFSAAGALLEGGSPAQPGETLELRLEGAAGESLLLEAQVVWESTPSSGEFMTRTAVRFLPRSGEHREALERWAGALRLQGVE
- a CDS encoding diguanylate cyclase, which codes for MITPDEVERVKGVLLALLDEDSHNEHRLLSRLSQIRAETGVQVHAALMMVLTHLTMDEEEAQALWSAILQHRIHLVARMGREVGLRVAVFDYLLNVNRKLTRPRIIEMSVFEESERSGALDPLTGLPNARAFRAGLQRELRRSKRYELDLCLLAMDLDNFREVNERYGDRVGDILLKEVAILIKNKIRDIDLAARQGGEEFVLMLPETERMGAYLVAERIRREIERHFVRRGVDGKPIRLTLSIGVAKYPEDSTVGERLLARAEEALYQAKARGLNSVAVYYKERRNFIRFDPHSRGLSVDLDSPDGLFDESSSVVARNMSRSGLLLETGRDYGIGQEVVIKCREADGPDRITLKGRVVRVEELEDAGRPGRFDVGIAFLLEWEHQEAEVARFLQRERLEVG